The Armatimonadia bacterium genome contains the following window.
TGCCGCCGATCCGCAGTCACTACTCCCGCTGACCCTGGACTGCGAGGTCATGGTCCGCTACAACGGCACGCTCACTCCGGCGCAGGTCACGGTCGACGGCGACACGGCCCAGGTTCGCTTTGCACGTCTTGCTCGAGCGCCGACACCCGGTCAGTCCGCGGTCTTCTACCAGGGCGACTGCTGCCTGGGCGGCGGCGTCATCTGCTCAACCGAACTCACCAAAGCCAGGTGCTGACGGCTCCATCTCGCACACCGGCCGATTCGAAGGGAGCGAAGTCCCATGCTCAAGGGCGACAAGGTCATCTTGCGAGCCATCGAGCGCCAAGACGCCGAACGGCTCCACAAGTGGATGAATGACCCCGAGGTGATCCGCTTCATGGGCATGCGCTTCCCGATCTCCCTGCTGGCGGAGGAGAACTGGGTGGCGCAGGAGCACGACCCCAAGAAGGAGCTGCGTCTGGCCATCGATACGCTGGAGGGCCGGCACATCGGCAGTTGCGGCCTTGGCCATATCGACCCTTACACACACAGCGCCGAGCTGGGGGTCTGCATCGGGGACAAGGAATACTGGAGCCAGGGCTACGGCACCGACGCCCTGGTCACCCTCTGCGCCTTCGGGTTCACGCAGATGAACCTGCACCGCATCTCACTGCGGGTCTTCGCGGAGAACACTCGGGGCATCCGCTGCTACGAGAAAGTCGGCTTCCAGCACGAGGGCACGCTGCGGGAGGACGTGTACAAGAACGGCCGCTACCACAATCTGCTGGTCATGGGCATCCTCGTCCACGAGTTCGCGGAGCTCTGGCCGCAGCGCTGGCCGGAGGACTAACAGGGCCTCGCCCCGGGCCTAGGCTCCCATCTGGAGGATCAGGCCCAGGCACAGCAGGCCCAGACCCACCAGCGTCGCCAGCAGACTGCCGTAGAACGAAAGCGCCCAGTTGTGGCAGGTGTGGGTATCCCCGTTGGGGAGCTTCACCTGCCACAGCTCCAGGAAGGGCCGCGGATAGCGCCGATACCAGCCACTGGCGGTCACCTTCTGCCCCTCGAAGCTCTCCGCACGGAACAGTCCGAAGAGCAACTCGAAGATCCGCAAAGGCTGGCGGTAGTCCAGCACCATGAAGCCGGTGTCGTCCTGGATCACCAGGTCCTCGCTCCAGTACAGCCCCGGAATGCCCCTGCCAATCACGGTGCCCTCCAGTGTCGAGGGAAGCGACCGGATCTGCGACACCTTCACCTCGCCAACCAGGTCAGTGATCTTTCGGGGCGGGAAGCTCTTCGTCGGGTACTTGTACAGGACGCGCAGGAAGGCCCCCAGTGCCCAGCCGGCAACAATTGCCGACAGCGGCGCCAGCAGCAGGTTGCCCTCGCCGGTGTCGAAGCCCTTGACGATGCCCAGGCCGAAGGAGGCCGCGACGCCCGTTAGCAGACCGATCAGGGGCAGGTACTGGGCCAGCAGGTCCGTCAGGAACTCGTCCCAGTAGCCCTCTGGTGCCTTGCTCGGCACCTTGTAGAGCGGCACTTGCCCCATCCGCTCCGCCAGCGTACCCAGAGCCCGAACCCGCTTGGCCGGCAGAGGGTGGCTGGAGCTGAGCTCGCACACCAGCGCCCAGGGGTTCCACACATCCCAGCGCATGGCCCGCAGCGTTCCCGCGTGGTCGGGTGCATGGTCGGCCTGCGAGTAGCTCCCGGCGGCCGCAAGGGCCATGGACGCCCCGAAGCCCGGGTCGAAGATGCCCATCGACTTCAGGCCGCCGGACACCGCCAGCGCCTGGGCGGTCACCTTCTTCTCGCCACCCTCCACAGACACGCCCTTGGGAGCCCTCGCAAGCCCGTAGGCGATCTTCATGAGCGCGGAGGCCAGCGCATTGGGATTCTGACTGGTCTCGGCAGAGAAGCTGTCGGCGTAGTACTCCCGCACCCGGCTCAGGAGCAGCACCACGTACTGGCTGATGAGGTAGAACACGTAAGCCATCAGCGCCACCAGGGCGACATAGCCGCCGTTGCGGTTCCGCCCGCGCCCCGAGGCTATTCCGAAGCGGTAGATCATGTACAGGACCATCGGCACCGTCGCCGCGACGGTCATGACCACGAAGTCCCAGTGGACGATGTGTCCCATCTCGTGGAGCACGACGGCCTTGCGCTCCTCAGAGTCGCACAGGTCGATGAGGCCGCGGGTCACGACCACTCGGGCGTTGTTGGGATGGTGGCCGAAGGTGAAAGCATTGGGGTTCCCGTCCTCAATCACCCCGAAGCGCGGCTCACGCAGGCCCCGGTCGTGGCACACCGCACGCACAGCCGTCGCGATCACCGGGTCGGCAGCATCCAGCGGCATCCAGTTGATCTTGTACACCCACTGGATGATCGAGGGACTGATGAGGTACTGCAGGCAGCCGATCGCGAGGGCAAAGAGGATCCCGGCGGTCACCGCCACCGGCCCCTCAAGGCCCAGGGCATACAGCGCCGCCACCCCTACCGCGAAGACCATCCCCCACAGCATCCCCAGAACCATCAGCGAGCGGAAGGCCAGGTTCGCCACGACACACACCTCCAGATGACAGGGGACGACAGACGGCCTGTTGCGCCCCAGAGGACCCCGATGCGAGACACTCAGTCCGGTTCGGCGAAAGCACCTCCGGTTCCTGCCGAAAGCAGAGGGGAGCGACCATCGGCCGCTCCCCCGGGCAACTCTTGCTGCCTGGACGCCCTTAGGAGCTGGGCTCCGCCGGGTCCCAGCACAGCTTCTGGTCGACGCTCTGCTCCTTGGCCCACTTGCAGTGGCCATCGACGTAGCCGAAGATCAGGCCGTCATTGTGACGCTGAGGGTACTTGTTGCCGATGAAGGAGTCGTCCTGGGGCGGATGACCGGCGAGGTCGTTGTTGGCGTCATTGATCCACCAGCGTCCGCTGGTTGCGACCTTGCTATCCCCGGTGAGGTTCGGGTTCATCACCTCAGGCGAGGCATCGCCCACCAGGATCTTCACAGCCGGGTCGAAGAAGTTGCCCAGAGACTGGGCGCTGGCATAGTAGCTCAACCCATAGCCAGGTCCGCTGTCCTTACGGTCCGGGCAGAACATGATCTGGCGGTTGTGAGTGTAGGGGAAGATGCCGTTGTACCACTGGGTCTGGGGATCGCCGGCCACGAGCTGGCCCTTGACGATGCACTCGTCAAAGTCCTGCGCATACATTGAGACGGCCATGCA
Protein-coding sequences here:
- a CDS encoding prepilin-type N-terminal cleavage/methylation domain-containing protein, translated to MDPRRSQGFTLIELLVVIAIISILASILMPVYSNARAKGRQAACISNLHQICMAVSMYAQDFDECIVKGQLVAGDPQTQWYNGIFPYTHNRQIMFCPDRKDSGPGYGLSYYASAQSLGNFFDPAVKILVGDASPEVMNPNLTGDSKVATSGRWWINDANNDLAGHPPQDDSFIGNKYPQRHNDGLIFGYVDGHCKWAKEQSVDQKLCWDPAEPSS
- a CDS encoding GNAT family protein, encoding MLKGDKVILRAIERQDAERLHKWMNDPEVIRFMGMRFPISLLAEENWVAQEHDPKKELRLAIDTLEGRHIGSCGLGHIDPYTHSAELGVCIGDKEYWSQGYGTDALVTLCAFGFTQMNLHRISLRVFAENTRGIRCYEKVGFQHEGTLREDVYKNGRYHNLLVMGILVHEFAELWPQRWPED
- a CDS encoding zinc metalloprotease HtpX: MANLAFRSLMVLGMLWGMVFAVGVAALYALGLEGPVAVTAGILFALAIGCLQYLISPSIIQWVYKINWMPLDAADPVIATAVRAVCHDRGLREPRFGVIEDGNPNAFTFGHHPNNARVVVTRGLIDLCDSEERKAVVLHEMGHIVHWDFVVMTVAATVPMVLYMIYRFGIASGRGRNRNGGYVALVALMAYVFYLISQYVVLLLSRVREYYADSFSAETSQNPNALASALMKIAYGLARAPKGVSVEGGEKKVTAQALAVSGGLKSMGIFDPGFGASMALAAAGSYSQADHAPDHAGTLRAMRWDVWNPWALVCELSSSHPLPAKRVRALGTLAERMGQVPLYKVPSKAPEGYWDEFLTDLLAQYLPLIGLLTGVAASFGLGIVKGFDTGEGNLLLAPLSAIVAGWALGAFLRVLYKYPTKSFPPRKITDLVGEVKVSQIRSLPSTLEGTVIGRGIPGLYWSEDLVIQDDTGFMVLDYRQPLRIFELLFGLFRAESFEGQKVTASGWYRRYPRPFLELWQVKLPNGDTHTCHNWALSFYGSLLATLVGLGLLCLGLILQMGA